The Gouania willdenowi chromosome 14, fGouWil2.1, whole genome shotgun sequence nucleotide sequence tgtgtgtgtgtgtgtgtgcacgcatgtgtgtgtgttacttacGATGTGAAAGGTTGTTTAGTGTAAATGTTGAATTAATGACGTGGTCATATGTTTGATAGAAGTGAGCCCTGAATAGATTAGACAGAAGGAGTCCGATCTGCCACACCGTGGTTGGTTCTGCCTCATAGACACGATGAAACCAAACCTCTGGTGGAGCAAATACTTCTGTTCCTGTAATCATaaaaaataggaaataaaaagtggtcagaattattattattattagaggaAATTAGTGAATTTAAAGATGTGTAAACTAAGAAAAGAATTGAAGATGAACCAGAGAAGGACTCATAGGGCGTGGCGAAGATAAAATTAGCACAGCCAAAGTCGATGATCTTCACAGATGGTCGTTCATCTTTGAATGAAACCAGGATGTTGTCACGTTTTATATCGCTGTGGAACACGTTGTTGTGCTGCATGATGACGGCTGCATCGAGGACTTGTTTAATGATGCTCTGGAACAGAAAGAGACACAAGGGTTAGGGCAGGGTGGAAAACTCACTTTAGTTCTGGGGACAAAtctggaccagtttgaccttcagtgggccacagattacagGTTGGAAAATATGCAATTTACACATTAGTTTGCActtacatataaatgatatgtaaagtatgtGAAGCACCGACAATATCCTTAATAAACCTCAAATTCTCTCTAAATGTCCtccatttttttaaccattttttatttaatttgtagatTTTTGCAGCAATTTGGAGAGAAAAACATTggagttttttcaaaaatttgacattaaaaatgccttcatgtgatataaactaAGCCCTGATAACATTGTATAAGTAgcttaaatgtatgtgtttgaagaggcagagatatctacaacagcattagtttttagtcatttacacaataattcatgttttctatgtcattcttatttttcctgcaggccaaattggatgctttaaagggccagatttggcccccaggccttgagttggacacgTGTGTTAGGGGCAGTGAGGGGAGTGGTTCTTACCTTGGCGTCATGTTCCAGCATTGGTTCGGTTGATGACGTGACAAAGTCCTGGAGATCCACGGCATCCTCAACATGTTCCATGACGATCAACAACTCATCGTCAAGTTCAATGAGCTCCTCAAAGCCAATGATGGCGGGGTTCAGCAGGCTGTTTTGGCAATTCCCACTAGCCGCTctcttcatcatcaccacctCAGAAACCTCCAACGTACGTTGATTGTGGCgctaaagaaaacaaagagtttCTACAAACAGCCCCAAACCTGGAAATGTGAATGTCTGCTAACATTGATGAGAATACTTACATTCATCAACACATATGTCACCATGTCCCGTGGAATGTGCTTTATCGCTACCTGCAAGACATAAAAACCAGCATGTAATAACAGCGTTGATGCTTTTTAAAGCCTGGAGTCACTGTGTGTCTAAACTTACAGGTTTGGAGTCAGACAGACGAACAGCTTTGAGAACACGCCCAAAACCACCATGACCTAGTACCTTCAGCTCCTTATAAGTGGCTTCAAAgtactctgaaaacacacacacacacacacacacacattggttagaaaatgaaacaattcacacgttcagacaaaaacacacacacacactctccaggtccgggggccaaatgtggccttTTAGATCATCTGATGTGGCCCAAAGGAGAaatgaataatcacagaaaacatgaatcgaTGTGaagattattattgttgtttctaaatgtcatcattagtagatctatgtctaacaaaacacattattatgaaccattttagtttaaaatccaacaccactttacacttttagagcctgtgttcctccatcttgaaatcatgtgattgatgatgtcacacggccccactgcctgtaaacattctattggagtgaaacattcagcctgattttttgatcatttagcagctttttagatgatttaaaaTCTTGTTCAGACACattaacaacttgtgctgcttttagttgatCTAAGTCTAAATAATCAAAGCTGGTTCGTGCATTGGGTCAAATTAAACAACTGGAACTTTTAGTATTTCTCAGATTGTGTCGATAACTTGATAAACCATCAAAGATAATCCTTTATCTGAAGTCCTGATTTGTGATGTAtattaacagagaaatacacaatagTTTACCTTTGTTTCTGATAAAAGTTTCTCTCGTCTGAAGCCCCTCCTCAACCTTCACTTTCTTTCTCTTTGGCTTTCCAACGTTGTGATCTCCAGCCTTCCCTTTGCAGCACCGTCTTGTCTGAAGCCCCTCCTCAACCttcactttctttttatttggctttCCGGCGTGATCTCCAGCCTTCCTTTTGCAGCCCCTTCTTGTCTGAAGCCCCTCCTCAACCttcactttctttttatttggcgtTTGGACGTTGTGATCTCCAGCCTTCCTTTTGCAGCCCCTCCTTGTCTGAAGCCCCTCCTCAACCttcactttctttttatttggcgtTTGGACGTTGTGATCTCCAGCCTTCCTTTTGCAGCCCCTTCTTGTCTGAAGCCCCTCCTCAACCttcactttctttttatttggcgtTTGGACGTTGTGATCTCCAGCCTTCCTTTTGCAGCCCCTCCTTGTCTGAAGCCCCTCCTCAACCttcactttctttttatttggcgtTTGGACGTTGTGATCTCCAGCCTTCCTTTTGCAGCCCCTCCTTGTCTGGAGCCCCTCCTCATTCTCTGTCTCCACCTCAACCATCTTTGGGGCTCCACTGTCTGGAACCTTGACTATAAAGTAATGAGAGTGGTTCTGTTGGAGATGCAGATGCTCCAAAGGTTGGTCCTCAGAGCACTCCTGGTTCATCAGAGAACCTCCACTAGTCCAGGCTTCTCTGAGGACCACTTCCACCACCACTGCTGTGTAGCACGATGAGGGCTGTATGATTGGTGCATCTGAAAAGAACAAGACCAACATGTTAgcgcacatgtcaaactcaaggctcaggggccaaatctggcccttcagagcatctgattTGGCCCTCAGGAGAAAGTGAGAATGACAGAGACAACATGAATCTTTGTGTAAAtgagtggttctcaatcttttttgtcAGATCATGTGGACCCTCTTCCTATCATTAGTacccctctccataatttcatgtacttttgatgacagttgtctgtgaaagacattttgtttgttaattaatgcaataaagtataaaataaatatttacatttaaccactcaatggcgaccgtggctcaggtgtaAATCTACTTAGCCTAGGGGCCCAATTGCAGGCTCTAAGGGGCCGGacttggccctcgggccttgaatttgacaaAGGTGACAGAGATGATTATATATGGCAtttaaacttctttaaaactaattttgctgttatttttattatgtcaCTGAAAACCAAAGCAGTTGCCATGGAGACAGTCAATGCTTGACATCTTTACAGCaaagaaatacacatttaatcactaatttaaagctaaatagttataaatacacatttaatcactaatttaaagctaaatagttataaatacacatttaatcactaatttaaagctaaatagttataaatacacatttaatcactaatttaaagctaaatagttataaatacacatttaatcactaatttaaagctaaatagttataaatacacatttaatcactaaagctaaatagttataaatacacatttaatcactaatttaaagctaaatagttataaatacacatttaatcact carries:
- the LOC114476081 gene encoding aurora kinase A-like isoform X1; translation: MKFDQEQIIKSVQALISEKYKDAPIIQPSSCYTAVVVEVVLREAWTSGGSLMNQECSEDQPLEHLHLQQNHSHYFIVKVPDSGAPKMVEVETENEEGLQTRRGCKRKAGDHNVQTPNKKKVKVEEGLQTRRGCKRKAGDHNVQTPNKKKVKVEEGLQTRRGCKRKAGDHNVQTPNKKKVKVEEGLQTRRGCKRKAGDHNVQTPNKKKVKVEEGLQTRRGCKRKAGDHAGKPNKKKVKVEEGLQTRRCCKGKAGDHNVGKPKRKKVKVEEGLQTRETFIRNKEYFEATYKELKVLGHGGFGRVLKAVRLSDSKPVAIKHIPRDMVTYVLMNRHNQRTLEVSEVVMMKRAASGNCQNSLLNPAIIGFEELIELDDELLIVMEHVEDAVDLQDFVTSSTEPMLEHDAKSIIKQVLDAAVIMQHNNVFHSDIKRDNILVSFKDERPSVKIIDFGCANFIFATPYESFSGTEVFAPPEVWFHRVYEAEPTTVWQIGLLLSNLFRAHFYQTYDHVINSTFTLNNLSHQGNDFMSRCMKVSPKLRPSLKDLQLHPWFNDLTPP
- the LOC114476081 gene encoding serine/threonine-protein kinase pim-1-like isoform X2; translation: MKFDQEQIIKSVQALISEKYKDAPIIQPSSCYTAVVVEVVLREAWTSGGSLMNQECSEDQPLEHLHLQQNHSHYFIVKVPDSGAPKMVEVETENEEGLQTRRGCKRKAGDHNVQTPNKKKVKVEEGLQTRRCCKGKAGDHNVGKPKRKKVKVEEGLQTRETFIRNKEYFEATYKELKVLGHGGFGRVLKAVRLSDSKPVAIKHIPRDMVTYVLMNRHNQRTLEVSEVVMMKRAASGNCQNSLLNPAIIGFEELIELDDELLIVMEHVEDAVDLQDFVTSSTEPMLEHDAKSIIKQVLDAAVIMQHNNVFHSDIKRDNILVSFKDERPSVKIIDFGCANFIFATPYESFSGTEVFAPPEVWFHRVYEAEPTTVWQIGLLLSNLFRAHFYQTYDHVINSTFTLNNLSHQGNDFMSRCMKVSPKLRPSLKDLQLHPWFNDLTPP